The following are encoded in a window of Salinibacter ruber DSM 13855 genomic DNA:
- a CDS encoding type II toxin-antitoxin system RelE/ParE family toxin encodes MDAASGPQDIDLPGDWLHELKGQRTGTWSVKVSGNWRMTFRFGGSCATDVDFEDYH; translated from the coding sequence TTGGACGCGGCTTCGGGGCCGCAGGATATCGACCTACCCGGCGACTGGCTTCACGAGCTGAAGGGGCAGCGGACGGGCACGTGGTCGGTGAAGGTGTCGGGGAATTGGCGGATGACGTTCCGATTCGGGGGCTCCTGCGCCACGGACGTAGACTTTGAGGATTACCATTGA
- a CDS encoding HigA family addiction module antitoxin, with amino-acid sequence MPMKSSPHPGEIVRKDCIEPLDLTITEAAEGLGVSRKHLSALMNGRAGTSPEMGICSSRALGGSPEGWLTGQMQYDLRQAEEKSDPEVKRFAAA; translated from the coding sequence ATGCCGATGAAAAGTTCTCCACACCCGGGCGAGATCGTCCGCAAAGACTGCATCGAACCGCTGGATCTGACGATCACCGAGGCGGCCGAAGGGCTTGGCGTGAGCCGAAAGCACCTTTCAGCCCTCATGAACGGCCGGGCGGGGACCTCCCCCGAAATGGGAATCTGTTCCTCCCGGGCTTTAGGGGGCAGCCCGGAGGGCTGGCTAACCGGGCAGATGCAGTACGATCTCCGGCAGGCCGAAGAGAAGTCCGACCCGGAGGTGAAGCGGTTCGCGGCGGCGTAG
- a CDS encoding UpxY family transcription antiterminator — MSPETSKRPKSPDTEVWRVFYTRARAEKKAEQRLEDRRIEVLVPKKTEMRQWSDRKKEVTEPLFRNYLFARVGEKDRIRVLRTNGIVRCVHFDGEPAQLREDTAQRLKKIQAVPDRLSTADLRPQVGSTVTITDGPERLRGLTGEVLEHRGRTYVLLRVKAVRQAVKVEVNAKWVEETEETAQRA; from the coding sequence ATGAGCCCAGAAACCTCGAAGAGGCCGAAAAGCCCCGATACTGAAGTTTGGCGCGTCTTCTACACCCGCGCCCGAGCTGAGAAAAAGGCCGAACAGCGGCTTGAGGACCGCCGAATCGAAGTGCTTGTGCCGAAAAAGACGGAGATGCGGCAGTGGTCCGACCGGAAAAAAGAAGTCACCGAGCCGCTTTTCCGGAACTACCTTTTTGCGAGGGTCGGCGAGAAGGACAGGATCCGTGTGCTCCGAACGAATGGAATTGTACGCTGTGTTCACTTCGATGGTGAGCCAGCACAGCTCCGAGAGGACACGGCCCAGCGGCTCAAAAAAATACAAGCCGTCCCTGACCGGCTGTCTACGGCCGACCTGCGGCCTCAGGTCGGATCGACCGTCACCATCACCGATGGGCCGGAGCGTCTCCGCGGTCTCACCGGAGAGGTTCTAGAGCACCGGGGCAGGACGTATGTCCTCCTGCGGGTAAAAGCTGTAAGGCAGGCCGTGAAGGTGGAAGTAAACGCCAAGTGGGTGGAGGAAACGGAGGAGACGGCCCAGCGGGCCTGA
- a CDS encoding IS982 family transposase gives MDTTSTLIRIYLFICQRYRGRLAEAAQRQSNNDQPDFTDEEVLTIYVFGLIKKRTTISEIHKYVEDHFSEWFPELPSYQSYNRRLNRLSAVFAPLVEEALSEVGCEKIRDGRIRIADSMPIMLAKGQRASQAMVASDRLASVGYCSSKDTFYHGVKLHLVVERRSEELPVPERAGLTPGSENDLRALRRVLPFIEDGVLCGDKAYCDGPLKERLAEDQNLDLLTPVKREKGQKTLPAADKLFSEAVSRLRQPIESLFNWINEKTGIQRASKVRSYRGLLVHAFGRLAAAMLLLALNP, from the coding sequence ATGGACACTACCTCTACGCTCATTCGGATCTACCTGTTCATCTGTCAGCGCTACCGGGGACGGCTCGCCGAAGCGGCCCAGCGGCAGAGTAACAACGACCAGCCGGATTTTACCGACGAGGAGGTGCTGACAATTTACGTCTTCGGACTCATCAAAAAGCGGACGACCATCAGCGAGATTCACAAGTACGTCGAGGACCACTTTTCGGAATGGTTTCCCGAACTGCCTTCCTATCAGAGCTACAACCGACGCCTGAATCGGCTGAGCGCCGTTTTTGCTCCGTTGGTTGAAGAAGCCCTCTCAGAAGTTGGTTGCGAAAAGATCCGCGACGGGAGGATTCGCATCGCCGATTCGATGCCGATTATGCTGGCGAAAGGGCAGCGGGCCTCTCAGGCAATGGTGGCCTCCGATCGACTCGCATCGGTCGGTTACTGCTCCTCGAAGGATACCTTCTATCACGGCGTGAAACTCCATCTTGTCGTGGAACGCAGATCTGAGGAGCTTCCAGTCCCGGAGCGGGCCGGGCTGACGCCTGGAAGCGAAAACGACCTTCGCGCTCTCCGGCGGGTATTGCCGTTCATCGAAGATGGAGTCCTTTGCGGAGATAAGGCCTACTGCGACGGGCCGCTCAAAGAGCGACTTGCCGAAGACCAGAACCTCGATCTACTGACTCCGGTCAAGAGGGAAAAAGGCCAGAAGACCCTTCCAGCGGCAGATAAGCTGTTTTCCGAGGCTGTAAGTCGGCTTCGGCAGCCGATCGAGTCGCTTTTCAACTGGATCAACGAGAAAACCGGCATTCAGCGGGCCTCGAAGGTGCGTTCTTACCGGGGACTGTTGGTTCACGCGTTTGGTCGGCTCGCCGCCGCGATGCTCCTTCTCGCTCTCAACCCCTGA
- a CDS encoding transposase yields MLYIEIGDITRFDSVEKLVACAGPDPQVEQSGDQVSEKGISKNANQGLRARRSIAAASRPNA; encoded by the coding sequence GTGCTTTACATTGAAATCGGAGACATAACCCGGTTCGACTCCGTCGAGAAGCTCGTGGCCTGCGCCGGCCCGGATCCTCAGGTCGAACAGAGCGGCGATCAGGTCTCCGAAAAAGGGATAAGCAAAAATGCGAATCAGGGGTTGAGAGCGAGAAGGAGCATCGCGGCGGCGAGCCGACCAAACGCGTGA